From the Polyangiaceae bacterium genome, the window CCTGGGTGCGGGATACAGAGCCGCTGCTCATATCCGACGGTACGAAGCCATACTGCATATACGACTCGATGCTACCGCGTCCGCCCATAGCGCCAGGTTGTTTCCCTACGGCAGATACTCGGGACAGCGCGTAAGCCTTCGCCTGGTCGAAGTCGACGCCCTTGAGCGCGCTCTCCGCGAGCACGATTTCCCCAGGGGATCCGATCATGCTGTGCACGTCGCCGTTCGCCAGCGCCCAACGCGGGATGGCTCCGCCTTGTTCTCCAAGGCGCACCAGGGAGCGCGCGAAGAGCCCGGCTTCGGGCCGCTCCGCAAGCATGAACCATGGGTGAAACGTGCGGTACGTGTCCCACAAGGAGAAATCGCTGTAGTGCTCTTCGCTTGGCTGAATGATGGGACCGAGCGGCTCGGCTTCCGTAGCCACACCCCGGGCTCGACCGTCGACGTCGCTCATCAGGCTGGGCATCGTGAACGTGTGATAGACGCTCGTGGCGACGGTCTCGGTGTCAGTCGCGTCAGCGGTGTACACCTCGTAGCCGTCGAAAATCGGCTGCCAAGCCTCCACTGCGCGGGTACGCACGCCATCGAAGTCGAAATTCGGAAGCTCGGCTTGCAGGTTCTTCTGCGCGCCTTCTGCGTCGACGAAGCTGATCGCGACCCGCAGGTAGACTTCGCGTGTGCCCGCCGGGAAGCGCGCCCAGCCCCCGACATCGATACCCGCTGCGCTTGACTCAGCTGGGTGCATGCCCGCTTCGTCCCAGACGCCGACCTCGCTTGGAGCGACGTCGAAGGTGCCCCGCATGTAGACTTCGAAGCCCCCAAAGCGATCGCTTAGATCGCCCAGGTTGTGCATCCGGGCGGAAATGTCCGAGCCGGTCAGCTGGACGTCGCCACCAGCGCTCTTGCCGTCACCCACCGTGTGTTCGGCGTCGAGCAAGACTAGCGGATCACCCGACTCAGGAAAGCTGAAGCGAAACAGCGCCGCGCGGCGCGTGGACGTGATCTCGACCTTGCGTCCACCTTCCAGGTCGACGGAGTAGTAGCCGAGCTGAGCGACTTCACCAGAGTACGTGCTCGCGTAGCCCTCCTCGGACCTCACCTCGGCCCCAAGCGCCGCACCGCTCGTGAGCACCAGCGGCATGAGCCCGAAGGTCCCGTAGTCCGCCACGCCGGTGCCGTAGGCGTGGGTCAGGCTGAAGGCCTCAATCAAGGGATCGCCGTAGTGGTAGCCGGCGCAGTGATAGAAGCCCAAGCCATCGAACTTCGCCGTATTCGTGTCGGGGCCTGCGTGAATCATCGCGAACGGCAGGGTGGGTCCGGGATAGGCAGAACCGACTCCGAACCCAACACCTCCAGTTCCGATCATTGGGTTCACCGCGGAAACGAGATCGGCTTTGGGAGGCAGCTCCGCCTCACCAGCATCGCCTCCACCGTCAACGCTCGGTTCCTGGGCACTCGGCGCGTCCTCCCCACAAGCCACCAGGCCCGAACTCAGGGCAAGCACCGAGAGAACCGCAGAAAAGCCGTATCGTCGCCTCACCTGGGCAGCATACCAAACGGCCGTTCGATAAGCACCCAGGCGATCAATCAATCGAGCTGGCCAGGCGTCCAGTCCAGCGCCCGGTTCAAGGCCGCTAGAAACGCCTCAGGGTGCTCCCGATGGGCAAAATGTCCCCCTGGAACGTAGAGCACCCGGTAGCCAGCTCGGAACATCCGGGCAGCTTGATGGAAGCGAAACGGCTCGAGGATCGGGTCATCCGCGCCCGCAATGCCCACGCTCGGAACCTCAATCGGCCGACGATGGCCTTTCGGGGGGAGAGGGGAAAGCGCCCGATAGTACCCAAGCGCCGCGTCCAGGCAGCCCGGCTGCCTGAAGGCTTCTTTCACCTCAGCGAATTCTCCGCGAGGAACCGACCAGGTCGGCGACCAACGCTGCACGAGCTCATCGATCTCAGCGAAGTCATTCTGCGCCACGCGGGCGGGAGCCCCGGAGGTACTCAAGCTGAAGAAGTGACGCACACGCCAGAGCAGCTTCAAACTGGGCTGGATCGCCCCCGGATGAGGAACCGCCGTAGTGATCAGGCGCGAAACCCGCTCGGGAACCAGCCCCGCGGCGCTGTACGCGGCGCTGGCGCCCCAGTCATGACCGACTAGAATCGCCTGCTCCTCACCAAACGCCTCGATCAAGCCGATCAGATCGCGGCCAAGCGTGTCGCTGTCATAGGCGCCGTCCTTTGGAATTTCCGTAGGGTAATACCCGCGCATGAATGGAGCCACGACCCGATAGCCGCGCTCAGCTATACGTGGTCGCAGCCAGTCCCAGGTGTGCGCCGTATCGGGAAAGCCGTGCGCAAGAATCACCAGCTTGCCTCGACCGGACTCTAGGTAGGCGAAATCAACACCGTTTGCGCGAATGCGCAGTTCTCGTTCGCGACCCACGGACCAG encodes:
- a CDS encoding alpha/beta hydrolase, whose product is MTRVWQFPYEYLETLLQIASCQPSAATRSRLRALGGARTVWSVGRERELRIRANGVDFAYLESGRGKLVILAHGFPDTAHTWDWLRPRIAERGYRVVAPFMRGYYPTEIPKDGAYDSDTLGRDLIGLIEAFGEEQAILVGHDWGASAAYSAAGLVPERVSRLITTAVPHPGAIQPSLKLLWRVRHFFSLSTSGAPARVAQNDFAEIDELVQRWSPTWSVPRGEFAEVKEAFRQPGCLDAALGYYRALSPLPPKGHRRPIEVPSVGIAGADDPILEPFRFHQAARMFRAGYRVLYVPGGHFAHREHPEAFLAALNRALDWTPGQLD
- a CDS encoding glycoside hydrolase family 92 protein, whose translation is MRRRYGFSAVLSVLALSSGLVACGEDAPSAQEPSVDGGGDAGEAELPPKADLVSAVNPMIGTGGVGFGVGSAYPGPTLPFAMIHAGPDTNTAKFDGLGFYHCAGYHYGDPLIEAFSLTHAYGTGVADYGTFGLMPLVLTSGAALGAEVRSEEGYASTYSGEVAQLGYYSVDLEGGRKVEITSTRRAALFRFSFPESGDPLVLLDAEHTVGDGKSAGGDVQLTGSDISARMHNLGDLSDRFGGFEVYMRGTFDVAPSEVGVWDEAGMHPAESSAAGIDVGGWARFPAGTREVYLRVAISFVDAEGAQKNLQAELPNFDFDGVRTRAVEAWQPIFDGYEVYTADATDTETVATSVYHTFTMPSLMSDVDGRARGVATEAEPLGPIIQPSEEHYSDFSLWDTYRTFHPWFMLAERPEAGLFARSLVRLGEQGGAIPRWALANGDVHSMIGSPGEIVLAESALKGVDFDQAKAYALSRVSAVGKQPGAMGGRGSIESYMQYGFVPSDMSSGSVSRTQEYATADAALAHWAEAMGKTEDASTFAARADSWRALYDADSGFFRGKNSDGSWAAMGLPTVQSDMYTEGNAWQYLWMIGHDPAGLAEQLGGEEAAKTRLREFYDSSREETPVLGVRNYYWHGNEPNILAPWLFAAWGDRTSTRDFVHWVIDEMYGTGPDGLAGNDDAGTLSSWLLFASVGLYPVSGTDRYIVGAPRFQKVVVHRPGGDLTVEASRDPRQGAITSVTLDGTPIEGPFVTHGALRGEHVLHFEVGD